One region of Armigeres subalbatus isolate Guangzhou_Male chromosome 3, GZ_Asu_2, whole genome shotgun sequence genomic DNA includes:
- the LOC134221912 gene encoding uncharacterized protein LOC134221912 produces MLEETHYNTANNFVDFHKAYRGAHSADPDLRTHFQNYTIPINRRHHMCVSLAMEIVSRIAEQHPHIAEHFYLVSCEEAVEESEAYINHCTEKDIEHAGPGLEKEHALVAMQIVVGGREGVLILDPGYHVARAVTVMKDQCYPHSGWFTQSNEPHCKREYCYVLSHHDSNFITWTERVTRGSKQQYEMSLIYIERPYRTAIDVTVRRNLVYNFRSLLSRDAKGRVCAGLYFPVVLSPADAQVTLFYDSVNDTQVKQKFKFSSFKDPKTIPDNIMAHLKNLAPQLRMELTDLIVLMVDLAASTQDAEFVKQLLDINNCITEMSADN; encoded by the exons ATGTTGGAGGAGACTCATTACAATACAGCGAACAACTTTGTGGATTTTCACAAGGCATACCGCGGCGCTCACAGTGCCGACCCGGATCTTAGAACCCATTTCCAGAACTACACCATACCGATCAACCGTCGGCATCACATGTGTGTCAGTTTAGCAATGGAGATAGTTTCAAG GATTGCAGAACAACACCCGCATATTGCCGAACACTTCTACCTGGTCTCGTGCGAAGAAGCAGTTGAAGAATCGGAAGCTTACATCAACCACTGCACCGAGAAAGACATTGAGCACGCCGGACCAGGTCTGGAGAAGGAGCATGCTCTGGTCGCGATGCAAATCGTGGTCGGGGGACGCGAAGGTGTGCTAATCCTTGATCCGGGTTACCACGTGGCACGCGCTGTTACCGTAATGAAAGATCAATGTTATCCACACTCCGGCTGGTTTACGCAATCGAATGAGCCTCACTGCAAACGCGAGTACTGCTACGTATTGAGTCACCATGATTCGAACTTTATCACCTGGACAGAACGCGTCACACGCGGCAGCAAGCAGCAGTACGAGATGTCTTTGATCTACATCGAGCGGCCCTACCGAACAGCGATTGATGTCACCGTTCGTAGGAACCTCGTGTACAATTTCCGCTCGTTGCTGTCTCGCGACGCCAAAGGCCGTGTCTGCGCCGGACTTTACTTCCCGGTCGTTCTCAGCCCAGCGGATGCACAGGTGACTCTCTTCTACGATAGTGTCAACGATACACAagtaaaacaaaaattcaagTTCTCGTCGTTTAAAGATCCCAAAACC ATTCCTGATAATATTATGgctcatttgaaaaatctagCTCCGCAACTGCGGATGGAACTGACGGACCTAATCGTACTGATGGTTGATCTAGCGGCGTCTACACAGGACGCAGAGTTCGTGAAACAGTTGCTGGACATCAATAACTGTATTACCGAGATGTCAGCAGATAATTAA